The DNA segment AGATCGGCGCGCTCGGGTGGGGAATCTGGATCATCGCGGTCATCCTCCTCCTCGTCGTCGCGTTTGTCTACAGCTTCGTGGTCGGCATTCTCGGTGGGATACCCTTCCTCGGCTGGCTCATCGCACTCTTCCTCAACGCGGCGTTCGCCATCTTCTCCGCCCGGTACCTTGCCCTAGTATACGCGGAAGCGCCCGCTTCCGCATAAACTACCCAAACAACCACTCCTTTTTCGCCGAACCTATCCTTATGCACCTGCACTGAGTCCTTCCGTCAACGGTACCGTCTTCAATCCGTCGGCAGAATCTCGGGGGTATACCGTTTTTTTCCGAACAAAAACAGCGTGTTTATCCCTATCCCGGGTAATTCTTAACCGAACATGCGGTGATACACATGGATGTCGTCCGATTAATCAGCGAGTCCTTCGGTTACGCGAAGGACGCTATCTGGGGGAGATGGGTCCGCTGGCTCCTTCTGCTCGTCAGCACGATCATATTTCCGTTCATGTACGGCTACACGGTGCGGGTCATGAGCGGCACAAAGCCCGCCCCGGAACTCGAAGGCTGGATCGGGCTTTTTGTCGACGGCATCAAACTGATCGTCATCACGATCGTCTACGCGATCCCGCTCATGGTCCTCACCGTCCTTCCCTTCCTGATGTACTTCATCCCGGTCTCAGCGACGGTAACCCCGGCGGGATCCGGCCCCGAACCGCTTCTGAGCCCGGAGCTGGCCATCTTCGCAGCCCTCGCCATCCTTATCATCTTCATCCTTGCAGCCGTCATCATCGGGATCCTCTCGACGTTTGCGGCGGTCAGGTTCGCCCGGACGGGGAAGATGCGCGAGGCCTTCAGGATCCGCACTCTCCTCACCCACATCGGCACGATCGGGTGGATCCGCTGCTTCATCGCCCTCCTCGTCATGATCATCGTGATCGCGATCGTGGAGTTCGTTCTTGCCCTGATCCCGCTCATCGGCCCGGTCCTCCTCTTCCTCCTCACGCCGGCGTTCATCATCTTCTCCGCCCGCTACGTCGCCCTCCTCTACGAGAGCGCCCCGGCGCCGGTATAACCCCCCATTTTGCTCTGCACCAGAATCCCCGACTGCCCAACATTTAAGTAGCGCTGTCGCCAATTCTCTGACGGTGAATTGCACTATGTGTGATTGTTTTATTTGTTGAACCGATTCGCTTTTTTGACACAACCCTACGGGACGGCGAACAGACACCGGGTGTCTCTCTCACGCCGGCCGGGAAACTTGAGATTGCAACGCACCTCGCCGACGTCGGCGTCCACGTGATTGAAGCAGGCTCAGCCGCCGCGTCCGTCGGAGAACGCGAGTCGATCCGTGCCATCGCCGATGCCGGGCTTGCCGCCGAGTGCTGCACCTACGTCCGGGCGCTCCCCGGGGATATCGACCTTGCCGCCGACGCCGGTGCCGACTCCGTCCACCTCGTCGTCCCGGTGAGCGATCTCCATATCGCGAAAAAACTCCGTAAGACCCGCGAGCAGGTCTCTGAAATGGCCTGGAGCGCCGTCGAGTACGCGAAAGAGCGCGGTCTCGTCGTCGAACTCTCGGGAGAAGACGCGTCACGCGCCGACCAGGATTTCCTCGCGGAGGTCTTCCGGGAAGGGGTGGAGCGGGGAGCCGACCGGCTCTGCTTCTGCGACACCGTCGGGCTCCTCACGCCCGAGCGGGCGGCCGCGATCATACCGCCGCTCCTCTTCGCCCCGCTCTCCATCCACTGCCACGACGACCTCGGGTTCGGGCTCGCGACCACCGTCGCCGCCCTCCGGGCGGGGGCGACCTGTGCCCACGTCACCGTCAACGGCCTCGGGGAGCGGGCGGGAAACACCTCCCTCGAAGAACTGGTGATGGCGCTCGAGGTGCTCTACGGGGTCGATACCGGGATCGCGACCGAAGAACTCTATCCGCTCTCGACCCACGTCGCCCGGCTGACCGGGGTTCCGCTCGCGACCAACAAGCCGATCGTCGGCGAGATGGCCTTCACCCACGAGAGCGGGATCCACGCCCACGGGGTGATGCGGGACGCGAGCACCTACGAGCCCCTCCAGCCGGAGCGGGTGGGGAGGCGGCGGCGGATCGTCCTCGGGAAGCACTCGGGGTCGGCGGCGGTCGAGGCCGCGCTCCACGATATGGGCTACGCCCCGAGCGCTGCACAGCTCAAGGAGATCGTCGACCGGATCAAACGCCTCGGGGACGCCGGGATGCGGATAACCGATGCCGACATCATGGCGATCGCCGATACCGTCATGGAGATCGAGTTTACGCCGTGCATCGAACTGCGCCAGTTCACCATCGTCTCGGGCAGCAACGCGATCCCGACCGCCTCGGTGACGATGCTCGTTCGCGGCGAGGAGATCACCGGCGCCGCCGTCGGGACCGGCCCCGTAGACGCGGCGATCCGCGCGCTCCAGCGATCGGTTGCGGACGTCGGGAGCGTGCGGCTCGACGAATACAGCGTCGATGCCATAACCGGCGGCACGGACGCCCTCGTCGACGTCTCGGTGAAACTCAGCAAGGACGGGAAGACCGTGACCTCGCGGGGCGCGAGGACCGACATCATCATGGCAAGCGTCGAAGCAGTTATCGCAGGGATGAACAGATTACTCAGGGAAGAGCATGAAGACCGGAGCCAGGACTCTGATTGAAGCGCTGCAGCGTGAAGGGGTGGATACCATATTCGGCTACCCCGGCGGCGTGGTGTTGCCGATCTACGATGAACTCTACGATTCGTCGATCCGGCACATACTGGTAAGGCATGAGCAGGCAGCGGCGCACGCAGCCGACGGTTACGCGCGTGCAAGCGGCCGCGTAGGCGTATGCCTTGCCACCTCCGGCCCCGGCGCGTGCAACCTGGTCACGGGGATCGCGACGGCATATATGGATTCCATTCCGATCGTGGCGCTCACCGGCCAGGTGCCGACCGCCCTCTTAGGGAACGACGCGTTCCAGGAGTCGGACATCACCGGGATCACGATGCCGGTCACGAAGCACAACTACCTGGTGAAGGATGCCGGCGACCTCGACCGCGTGGTGCAGGAGGCGTTCTACGTCGCCCGGACCGGCCGGCCCGGTCCGGTGCTGGTCGATATCCCCAAAGACGTCAGCACGGGCCAGGTGTTGGAGGGAAAGCCCGTCCCCGAGACGGTCTCCCTCCGGGGCTACCAGCCCACCTACCAGGGGCACGTCCGCCAGATCGAGAAGGCGCTCGACCTGATAGCGACAGCCGAGCGGCCGCTCGTCTACGCCGGCGGCGGGGTGGTTCTCTCCGGAGCGTCGGCCGAACTCCTGGAGTTCGTGGAGGCGGCCGCCATCCCGGTGACGACGACCCTGATGGGGCTCGGCGCCGTCCCCGGCGACCACCCGCTCTGTCTCGGGATGCTCGGGATGCACGGCACCCAGTCCGCGAACTACGCGGTGACGGAGTGCGATCTCCTGGTAGCCGTCGGTGTCCGGTTCGACGACCGCGTCACCGGTAAGATAGAGACGTTCGCGCCGAACGCCGCGGTCATCCACATCGATATCGACCCGGCCGAGATCGGGAAGAACAAGAAAGTCGACGTCCCGATCGTGGGCGACGTGAAGGCCGTTCTCCAGGCGTTTTTATCCCGGATGCAGAAGCGCGGCGATACGGCGGCCTGGGTCTCCCGGATCGGCGCCTGGAAGGCGCAGTATCCGCTCGGTTACCGCGACGACGACCATCTCCGCCCGCAGTACGTCGTGGAGCAGCTCTCCGAGATCCTGAAAGGCGAAGGGATCGTCGTGAGCGAGGTCGGGCAGAACCAGATGTGGACCGCGCTCTACTACTGCTTCAAGAAGCCGCGGACCTGGATCACCTCGGGCGGTCTCGGGACGATGGGCTACGGGTTTCCGGCGGCCATCGGCGCACATTACGCCCGGCCGGATATGCCGGTCGTCGACATCGCCGGCGACGGGAGTTTCCAGATGAACATCCAGGAACTCGGGACGGTGGCGCAGTACAAGATCCCCGTCAAGGTCGTGATCCTGAACAACATGTACCTCGGGATGGTGCGGCAGTGGCAGGAACTCTTCTACGACCGTCGCTACTCCTACACCGAACTCCCGCCGGTGGACTTCGTCAAGATCGCGAACGCCTACGGGGTCGAGGGGCTCCAGGTCGACGAGAAGGCCGGAGTGCGTGAGGCGCTCGAGACCGCTCTCGCCACCGATGGGCCGTTCGTCCTGGACTTCCGGGTCGAGCGGGAGGAGAACGTCTTTCCCATGGTTCCCGCGGGTGCTGCGATCAACGAGATGATCGGGGTGCGTCAGCAATGAAACCGCATACCCTGAGTGTCCTCGTGGAGAACCGGGCAGGTGTCCTGAGCCGGGTCGCCGCGATGTTCTCGCGCCGGGGGTTCAACATCGAGAGCCTGGCCGTCGGGACCTGCGAGGAGCCGAACATGAGCCGGATCACGATCGTGGTGAACGGCGACGACGGGATCGTCGAGCAGATGATGAAGCAGACCAACAAGCTCATCGACGTCATCAAGGTCTCGGACCTGACGAAACGGGAGAGCGTGGAGCGGGAACTCGCCCTCATCAAGGTTGCCGCCGAGACCGGGCCGTCCCGCGCCGAGATCCTCCAGATCGCCGATATCTTCCGCGCCCAGGTCGTGGACG comes from the Methanoculleus marisnigri JR1 genome and includes:
- a CDS encoding DUF4013 domain-containing protein; the encoded protein is MDVVRLISESFGYAKDAIWGRWVRWLLLLVSTIIFPFMYGYTVRVMSGTKPAPELEGWIGLFVDGIKLIVITIVYAIPLMVLTVLPFLMYFIPVSATVTPAGSGPEPLLSPELAIFAALAILIIFILAAVIIGILSTFAAVRFARTGKMREAFRIRTLLTHIGTIGWIRCFIALLVMIIVIAIVEFVLALIPLIGPVLLFLLTPAFIIFSARYVALLYESAPAPV
- the ilvB gene encoding biosynthetic-type acetolactate synthase large subunit; amino-acid sequence: MKTGARTLIEALQREGVDTIFGYPGGVVLPIYDELYDSSIRHILVRHEQAAAHAADGYARASGRVGVCLATSGPGACNLVTGIATAYMDSIPIVALTGQVPTALLGNDAFQESDITGITMPVTKHNYLVKDAGDLDRVVQEAFYVARTGRPGPVLVDIPKDVSTGQVLEGKPVPETVSLRGYQPTYQGHVRQIEKALDLIATAERPLVYAGGGVVLSGASAELLEFVEAAAIPVTTTLMGLGAVPGDHPLCLGMLGMHGTQSANYAVTECDLLVAVGVRFDDRVTGKIETFAPNAAVIHIDIDPAEIGKNKKVDVPIVGDVKAVLQAFLSRMQKRGDTAAWVSRIGAWKAQYPLGYRDDDHLRPQYVVEQLSEILKGEGIVVSEVGQNQMWTALYYCFKKPRTWITSGGLGTMGYGFPAAIGAHYARPDMPVVDIAGDGSFQMNIQELGTVAQYKIPVKVVILNNMYLGMVRQWQELFYDRRYSYTELPPVDFVKIANAYGVEGLQVDEKAGVREALETALATDGPFVLDFRVEREENVFPMVPAGAAINEMIGVRQQ
- the ilvN gene encoding acetolactate synthase small subunit, whose amino-acid sequence is MKPHTLSVLVENRAGVLSRVAAMFSRRGFNIESLAVGTCEEPNMSRITIVVNGDDGIVEQMMKQTNKLIDVIKVSDLTKRESVERELALIKVAAETGPSRAEILQIADIFRAQVVDVGSKTLVLQVTGDTEKIDALEKLLRQYGIKELVRTGKIALLRGAKTVKSSK
- a CDS encoding 2-isopropylmalate synthase gives rise to the protein MIVLFVEPIRFFDTTLRDGEQTPGVSLTPAGKLEIATHLADVGVHVIEAGSAAASVGERESIRAIADAGLAAECCTYVRALPGDIDLAADAGADSVHLVVPVSDLHIAKKLRKTREQVSEMAWSAVEYAKERGLVVELSGEDASRADQDFLAEVFREGVERGADRLCFCDTVGLLTPERAAAIIPPLLFAPLSIHCHDDLGFGLATTVAALRAGATCAHVTVNGLGERAGNTSLEELVMALEVLYGVDTGIATEELYPLSTHVARLTGVPLATNKPIVGEMAFTHESGIHAHGVMRDASTYEPLQPERVGRRRRIVLGKHSGSAAVEAALHDMGYAPSAAQLKEIVDRIKRLGDAGMRITDADIMAIADTVMEIEFTPCIELRQFTIVSGSNAIPTASVTMLVRGEEITGAAVGTGPVDAAIRALQRSVADVGSVRLDEYSVDAITGGTDALVDVSVKLSKDGKTVTSRGARTDIIMASVEAVIAGMNRLLREEHEDRSQDSD